A genomic segment from Pleurocapsa minor HA4230-MV1 encodes:
- a CDS encoding type IV secretion system DNA-binding domain-containing protein produces the protein GMENTEVALFLIEHPVMILPYVLEKLVTRFGYLKLISGSFIAASITVYLLLKPNNKLHRHNQSVVRGAKVIPTRQLKAKLKKEPKSKYKPQLEIVGLPIPKKLEDRGFFMFGSPGTGKTQAISQMTAILRKRKDFRAIVFDRNGEMLEKFYNPQRDFIFNPFDARSLHWSHVHEQARPETMAAGLIPQSSATEPFFSNAGRAVMAELFRQTKSNQELWSLLISDNQTLSSFISGTLAARYLAEERTATSVLSTAANYCQFYACLTQPHNQALSFYDWGRSDSPCWIFVTLREDESELLKPLHSLIFELMLQGLLSNEDRARKTAIIIDELGALNQLPSLHRLLSESRKYGGCPILGTQTEAQINAKYGQQHTRIILQGTKTKLILNCADPQTAETMAKIIGKQEFRYTAENHSRSRRSGSSGNSRTDSFNEQLRESYAVMPDELANLRDLYGYLKIAQDCAPVKLKPKKFAARARRFVSLPNSSTDHNIQDQWRDLED, from the coding sequence GGGAATGGAGAATACAGAGGTTGCTTTGTTTCTCATCGAACATCCAGTGATGATTTTGCCCTATGTGCTAGAAAAGCTGGTGACTAGATTTGGCTATTTAAAACTAATCTCTGGCAGCTTCATCGCTGCTTCGATCACTGTATATTTACTATTAAAGCCCAACAACAAACTCCACCGTCACAATCAAAGTGTGGTGCGAGGAGCGAAGGTTATACCTACTCGTCAGCTCAAAGCCAAACTCAAAAAAGAACCAAAATCAAAATATAAGCCTCAATTAGAAATTGTCGGTCTACCTATTCCCAAAAAGCTAGAAGATCGTGGTTTCTTTATGTTTGGTTCTCCTGGAACTGGTAAAACTCAGGCTATTAGCCAAATGACCGCTATTCTCCGAAAAAGAAAAGATTTTCGTGCCATCGTCTTCGACCGCAATGGCGAGATGTTAGAGAAATTCTACAATCCCCAAAGAGACTTCATTTTCAATCCCTTTGATGCTCGTAGTCTTCACTGGAGCCATGTTCACGAACAAGCCAGACCTGAAACTATGGCAGCAGGTTTAATTCCCCAGTCATCTGCAACAGAGCCTTTTTTCTCTAATGCTGGCAGGGCAGTAATGGCAGAGTTGTTTCGCCAAACTAAAAGTAATCAAGAGTTGTGGTCGTTACTAATCAGCGATAATCAAACATTAAGCTCATTCATCTCAGGAACTTTAGCTGCTAGATATTTAGCAGAAGAAAGAACAGCCACTTCTGTACTGTCTACTGCTGCCAACTACTGTCAGTTCTACGCCTGTTTGACTCAGCCTCACAATCAAGCTCTAAGTTTTTATGACTGGGGAAGGAGCGATAGTCCCTGCTGGATTTTTGTTACCCTCAGAGAAGACGAGTCGGAACTGCTTAAACCTCTTCATAGTTTAATTTTTGAGTTGATGCTCCAAGGTTTGCTATCCAACGAAGATCGAGCTAGAAAGACGGCAATTATTATCGATGAGTTAGGAGCATTGAATCAGTTACCTAGTCTCCATCGCTTACTCAGTGAAAGTCGTAAATATGGAGGATGTCCGATTTTGGGTACTCAAACCGAGGCTCAAATTAATGCTAAGTATGGACAGCAACATACTCGGATTATTTTACAGGGAACAAAGACTAAGTTAATTTTAAATTGTGCCGACCCTCAGACAGCAGAAACTATGGCGAAGATTATCGGTAAGCAAGAATTTCGCTACACGGCAGAGAATCATAGTCGCTCTCGTCGTTCTGGTAGCAGCGGTAATAGTCGAACAGATAGCTTTAATGAACAGTTACGAGAGAGTTATGCTGTGATGCCTGATGAATTGGCTAACCTCCGCGACCTTTATGGCTATCTCAAGATTGCTCAAGATTGCGCTCCTGTTAAGCTCAAGCCTAAGAAATTTGCTGCTCGTGCCAGAAGGTTTGTTTCGTTACCAAATTCATCTACAGATCACAATATTCAAGATCAGTGGCGAGATTTGGAGGATTAG
- a CDS encoding pentapeptide repeat-containing protein — MTNTSEIPSNNLLGELIKKIRSINNLTQGKFGKIFEPSVTQSTVARWEKGEQNPDRIHFLKIASLLDLSFEEFIEFIEQPISKIEDLNIENKTLTYNERHLSMLKKGARAWNSWRKKHPDVIPQLSGICLIKGEFDNLDGYNLDHANLAGFRGVFISIQHASLIEANMEKAELEGGSFIGSNFSGANLKKINIQYTRFDRAIFRETNLYKACILDSDFKEVSFEKACMEQIVFDRVDLSGANLKQVDLESAKFTKVQLREANLNQASLKKAVFDTCSVYGSTFLETNLEDIITEKVFISPQGFEGITVQDLVLAQFTCLKLYHPLSTQKFVDSYNIEHDFVKYAQLLVNRYGRYKYKKKSGSFAFFKCNKINLIDILVDIEKIDSNLYEVYIKRYNNQKSERVLVIRNNAIESFFSSQDLIILKRIFQYTRKEQQDRFERAMSIAQKILDITKENKFVDEKYIIKNNNDEEIIICQITAILFESNHIEEEIARGKIVNNRFEMIRSSLSKDQLVNLQNILINLIM; from the coding sequence GTGACCAATACTTCTGAAATCCCATCTAATAATCTTTTAGGAGAATTAATCAAAAAAATTAGGTCAATAAATAATTTGACTCAGGGTAAGTTCGGTAAAATTTTTGAGCCTTCAGTTACTCAGTCAACAGTAGCTCGTTGGGAAAAAGGTGAGCAGAATCCTGACAGAATACATTTTCTAAAAATCGCCTCATTGCTTGATTTATCTTTTGAAGAATTTATTGAATTTATTGAGCAACCAATATCTAAAATTGAAGATTTAAATATAGAAAATAAAACTCTCACTTACAACGAACGCCATTTATCAATGCTCAAAAAAGGAGCTAGAGCTTGGAATAGTTGGCGAAAGAAACATCCAGATGTTATTCCTCAGTTATCTGGTATTTGTTTGATAAAAGGAGAATTTGATAATTTAGATGGGTATAATTTAGACCATGCTAATTTAGCTGGTTTTAGGGGTGTATTTATATCAATACAACATGCAAGCCTTATTGAAGCCAACATGGAAAAAGCAGAGCTTGAAGGAGGTTCTTTTATTGGTTCAAATTTTTCAGGAGCTAATTTAAAGAAGATTAATATTCAATATACTCGTTTTGATCGAGCTATTTTTAGAGAAACCAATTTATATAAAGCTTGCATTTTAGATTCAGATTTCAAAGAAGTAAGTTTTGAAAAAGCTTGCATGGAGCAAATTGTATTTGATCGAGTTGATCTTTCTGGAGCAAATTTAAAGCAAGTAGATTTAGAATCTGCAAAATTTACTAAAGTACAATTGAGAGAAGCCAATTTAAACCAAGCCTCTTTGAAAAAAGCTGTTTTTGATACCTGTTCTGTTTATGGCTCTACTTTTTTAGAAACTAATTTAGAAGACATAATAACTGAAAAAGTATTTATTTCACCTCAAGGATTTGAAGGAATTACCGTACAAGATCTCGTCTTGGCACAATTTACTTGTTTAAAACTTTATCATCCTCTTTCGACACAAAAGTTTGTTGATTCTTATAATATTGAGCATGATTTTGTGAAATATGCTCAACTTTTAGTAAATAGATATGGAAGATATAAGTACAAGAAAAAGAGTGGTTCTTTTGCTTTTTTCAAATGCAATAAAATCAACCTGATCGATATACTTGTCGACATAGAAAAAATTGACAGCAATTTGTATGAGGTTTATATTAAAAGGTATAATAATCAAAAATCTGAAAGAGTTTTGGTCATTAGAAATAATGCAATTGAAAGCTTTTTCTCTTCCCAAGATCTTATTATACTCAAACGGATATTTCAGTATACTAGAAAAGAACAGCAGGATAGATTCGAGCGAGCAATGTCAATAGCTCAAAAAATCCTTGATATAACCAAAGAGAATAAATTTGTTGATGAAAAATATATAATTAAAAATAACAATGATGAGGAAATAATTATTTGTCAAATAACTGCAATTCTATTTGAATCTAATCATATAGAAGAAGAAATAGCTAGAGGAAAAATAGTTAATAATAGGTTTGAGATGATTAGATCTTCTTTAAGTAAAGATCAACTTGTAAATCTTCAAAACATTTTGATAAATCTTATCATGTAG